A stretch of the Malus sylvestris chromosome 10, drMalSylv7.2, whole genome shotgun sequence genome encodes the following:
- the LOC126585569 gene encoding urease accessory protein G: protein MADHHHDHHDHDHDHHHHHDHDHSHGSSAATNSWVGADGKVYHSHDGLAPHSHEPIYSPGYFSRRAPPLLSRNFNERAFTIGIGGPVGTGKTALMLALCTLLRDKYSLAAVTNDIFTKEDGEFLVKHGALPEERIRAVETGGCPHAAIREDISINLGPLEELSNLYKTDILLCESGGDNLAANFSRELADYIIYIIDVSAGDKIPRKGGPGITQADLLVINKTDLAAAVGADLAVMERDALRMRDGGPFAFAQVKHGKGVEEIVNHILQAWEVATGKKRH from the exons GACCATGACCATCATCACCACCATGATCATGATCATAGCCATGGGAGTTCAGCTGCAACGAATTCATGGGTGGGCGCAGATGGGAAGGTGTACCATAGCCACGATGGGTTGGCGCCACACTCACACGAACCCATATACTCTCCTGGCTACTTCAGCAGAAGAGCTCCACCTCTCCTCTCCAGGAATTTCAATGAAAGGGCTTTCACCATTGGCATTGGTGGACCTGTTGGTACTGG GAAAACTGCTTTGATGCTCGCTCTGTGTACACTTTTGCGTGACAAGTACAGTCTTGCTGCA GTGACAAATGATATATTCACAAAAGAGGATGGTGAGTTCTTGGTGAAGCATGGAGCACTTCCCGAAGAAAGAATACGTGCTGTGGAAACTGGGGGCTGCCCACATGCTGCAATTCGTGAAGACATCAGTATTAACCTTGGCCCTCTTGAGGAGCTTTCTAACTTGTACAAGACCGACATACTGCTTTGTGAATCAGGCGGAG ATAATTTAGCCGCGAACTTCAGCAGGGAACTGGCCGACtatattatttacattataGATGTCTCTGCTGGTGATAAAATTCCACGAAAAGGTGGCCCTGGAATCACTCAGGCTGACCTTCTG GTGATAAACAAGACTGATCTTGCAGCAGCGGTTGGAGCTGATTTGGCAGTGATGGAGCGTGATGCACTTCGAATGCGAGATGGAGGGCCTTTTGCCTTTGCTCAG GTGAAGCACGGAAAAGGAGTAGAGGAAATCGTGAACCACATATTACAGGCTTGGGAAGTAGCAACGGGGAAGAAGCGCCACTGA